AACACGGTGAGTTGGACGGTGGCGTCGGGGCAGAAATCCCGCAATGCGTTCCGCTCCTCCTCGGCCCGGCCGCTGTCCCCGCCGCAGAGCACCAGCGCGTGCACCCGCAGCCCTCGGCGTGCCCGGCACAGGGTCAGCAGGGTCCCACCGACACCGATGGCGATGTCGTCGCAATGGGCTGCCAAGCAGGCGATCTCGTTCAGGTCGCCGGTCATGAGCCGGATCACGAGGCGCGCCGCTCCCACACCATCCAAGGCGCATCCCCGCGCTGGTACGCCGCGTCCAGATCGGCGCGCTCCTTGAAGGTGTCAGCCGGCTTCCAGAAGCCCAGGTGTTTGTAGCCGTACAAGCGGCCGTTGGCGGCGAGCTTGCCACAGACGTCTTCGACCAGATCACAGTTCTCGGTCAGCAGGTCCAACACCTCACGCGACAGCACGAAGAAGCCGCCGTTCTCCCAGATCGGAAGCTCCGCCACGGGTGTGATGCCGCTGATCGCACCGGAATCGGACAGGTCGACGCAATGGAACGACGACTGCGGCGGGACCACCAGCATGGAGGCTGCCGCCCCGGATGCCTTGACCTCGTCGATGATCCGGTCGAGTGGCGCGTCGGTGAGCACGTCGGCGTAGTTGGCCAGGAAGTAGTCGTCGTCGGCGACGTAACTGCTGACCCGCCGCAGGCGCTCCCCGATCGGTGACTCCGGGCCGGTGTCGACGAAGGTGATCGACCAGTCGCTGATGTCGGTCTGCAGCAGTTCCACACGGCCGTCGCGGATGACGAAGTCGTTGGACG
This genomic window from Mycolicibacterium goodii contains:
- a CDS encoding glucose-1-phosphate cytidylyltransferase, whose product is MKVVLFCGGFGMRMRNSADDTIPKPMQMIGTRPLIWHVMRYYAHFGHKEFILCLGYGATHIKNYFLAYEETTSNDFVIRDGRVELLQTDISDWSITFVDTGPESPIGERLRRVSSYVADDDYFLANYADVLTDAPLDRIIDEVKASGAAASMLVVPPQSSFHCVDLSDSGAISGITPVAELPIWENGGFFVLSREVLDLLTENCDLVEDVCGKLAANGRLYGYKHLGFWKPADTFKERADLDAAYQRGDAPWMVWERRAS